One segment of Pseudodesulfovibrio sp. 5S69 DNA contains the following:
- a CDS encoding PhoH family protein, whose protein sequence is MAQKHFVLDTNVLIENPKCIVALRNGVENQIYIPYTVLGELDGLKKDPRIGHIVSQAVRAILEDEAVNIFPPDFAETLTDPVMDDRILKEILHVGPEEATLITNDRILQIKAKCYGIPSEEYRDSDPFRSESQRYTGFVEEGDEPVRNCFRWENGTPIFHGPDGPKEIGYTHEIWGVKPRSVYQNLALELMLCEGIDLVSIQSEAGYGKTFLSLAAALYLMLERKDNPYRKIYLVKPVVEIGAKMGYLPGDIEEKMLPYIKYIQDLLIKLHDIRPANRIFMDPTGDSFKFNPKKFEVQPVAFLRGMNIENAVVIVDEMQNLSRGETRALLTRMGEGVKCICLGDTRQVDNPYLNESNNGLNWTVRKLKGYKNYAHMVLKGDRSRGPITDIVLKSKL, encoded by the coding sequence ATGGCCCAGAAGCATTTTGTCCTCGACACCAACGTCCTTATTGAAAACCCCAAATGTATCGTCGCCCTGAGAAACGGGGTGGAAAACCAGATATACATTCCCTACACCGTCCTGGGCGAGTTGGACGGACTGAAGAAAGACCCGCGCATCGGCCACATCGTCTCCCAGGCGGTGCGGGCCATCCTCGAAGACGAAGCCGTCAACATCTTCCCCCCGGACTTTGCCGAGACCCTCACGGACCCCGTGATGGACGACCGCATCCTCAAGGAAATCCTCCACGTGGGGCCGGAAGAGGCGACGCTGATCACCAACGACCGCATCCTCCAGATCAAGGCCAAGTGCTACGGCATTCCCAGCGAGGAATACCGTGACTCCGACCCGTTCCGGTCCGAGTCCCAGCGCTACACCGGGTTCGTGGAGGAGGGCGACGAGCCCGTGCGCAACTGTTTCCGCTGGGAGAACGGCACCCCGATCTTCCACGGCCCGGACGGTCCCAAGGAGATCGGCTACACCCATGAGATATGGGGGGTGAAGCCGCGCAGCGTGTACCAGAACCTGGCGCTGGAGCTGATGCTCTGCGAGGGCATCGACCTGGTTTCCATCCAGTCCGAGGCGGGCTACGGCAAGACCTTCCTGTCCCTGGCCGCGGCCCTGTACCTGATGCTGGAGCGCAAGGACAACCCCTACCGCAAGATCTACCTGGTCAAGCCGGTGGTCGAGATCGGGGCCAAGATGGGCTACCTGCCCGGCGACATCGAGGAGAAGATGCTGCCGTACATCAAGTACATCCAGGACCTGCTCATCAAACTCCACGACATCCGGCCCGCCAACCGCATCTTCATGGACCCGACCGGCGACTCCTTCAAGTTTAACCCCAAGAAGTTCGAGGTCCAGCCCGTGGCCTTCCTGCGCGGTATGAACATCGAGAACGCGGTGGTCATCGTGGACGAGATGCAGAACCTGTCGCGCGGTGAGACCCGCGCCCTGCTGACCCGCATGGGCGAGGGCGTCAAGTGTATATGCCTGGGCGACACCCGGCAGGTGGACAACCCGTACCTCAACGAGTCGAACAACGGCCTGAACTGGACAGTCCGCAAGCTCAAGGGGTACAAGAACTATGCGCACATGGTCCTGAAGGGTGACCGCTCGCGCGGCCCCATCACCGACATCGTGCTGAAATCAAAACTGTAA
- the ald gene encoding alanine dehydrogenase, translating into MIIGIPKEIKTLENRVAMTPGAVESLVRQGNEVLVEAGAGLGSGLTDAEYVAAGAKMVSAAEAWGAEMVIKVKEPLESEFQYLRKGLLLFTYLHLAAAPELTKALLDSGTTGVAYETVKSADGTLPLLTPMSEVAGRMATQVGAHYLEKTQGGRGILLGGVPGVYPAEVLVLGGGVVGTNAARIAMGMGARVTILDLSHQRLQYLDEVFQGRITTMMSTEPNIRQMVQRADLVIGAVLLPGAKTPNLITRDMLPLMKEGSVIVDVAVDQGGCIETTKATTHDNPTYVIDGVVHYGVANMPGAVPRTSTFALVNQTAPYALRLAAKGLKALKDDAGLALGLNTWDGKLTCPAVGAALDIEAMTPEEALAKM; encoded by the coding sequence ATGATTATCGGTATCCCCAAGGAAATCAAAACATTGGAAAATCGTGTCGCCATGACCCCCGGCGCTGTGGAATCCCTGGTCCGCCAGGGCAACGAAGTGCTGGTCGAGGCGGGCGCCGGACTGGGCAGCGGCCTGACCGACGCGGAATACGTGGCCGCCGGGGCCAAGATGGTTTCCGCAGCCGAAGCCTGGGGCGCGGAGATGGTCATCAAGGTCAAGGAGCCGCTGGAGAGCGAATTCCAGTACCTGCGCAAGGGCCTGCTCCTGTTCACCTACCTGCACCTGGCCGCCGCTCCTGAGCTGACCAAGGCCCTGCTCGACTCCGGCACCACCGGCGTGGCCTACGAGACCGTCAAGTCCGCCGACGGCACCCTGCCCCTGCTGACCCCCATGTCCGAGGTCGCCGGCCGCATGGCCACCCAGGTGGGCGCGCACTACCTGGAGAAGACCCAGGGCGGCCGCGGCATCCTGCTGGGCGGCGTGCCCGGCGTGTACCCCGCCGAAGTGCTCGTCCTGGGCGGCGGCGTGGTCGGCACCAACGCGGCCCGCATCGCCATGGGCATGGGCGCGCGCGTGACCATCCTCGACCTCTCCCACCAGCGGTTGCAGTACCTGGACGAAGTCTTCCAGGGCCGCATCACCACCATGATGTCCACCGAGCCCAACATCCGCCAGATGGTCCAGCGCGCCGACCTGGTCATCGGCGCGGTCCTGCTGCCCGGCGCCAAGACCCCGAACCTGATCACCCGCGACATGCTGCCCCTGATGAAGGAAGGCTCGGTCATCGTCGACGTGGCCGTGGACCAGGGCGGCTGCATCGAGACCACCAAGGCCACCACCCACGACAACCCGACCTATGTCATCGACGGCGTGGTCCACTACGGCGTGGCCAACATGCCCGGCGCGGTGCCCCGCACCTCCACCTTCGCCCTGGTCAACCAGACCGCTCCCTACGCCCTGCGCCTGGCCGCCAAGGGCCTGAAGGCCCTCAAGGACGACGCCGGACTGGCCCTGGGCCTGAACACCTGGGACGGCAAGCTGACCTGCCCGGCCGTGGGCGCCGCCCTGGACATCGAAGCCATGACCCCGGAAGAGGCCCTGGCCAAGATGTAG
- a CDS encoding flagellar biosynthesis anti-sigma factor FlgM, with amino-acid sequence MKGYDDSRGPSVAHMETERLLDGFDEVDTGRHRDTAEERADKIARLKAEVNAGRYEPDVMDIARLLTSAMDPTL; translated from the coding sequence ATGAAGGGTTACGACGACAGCCGCGGACCGTCCGTGGCCCATATGGAGACCGAGCGTCTGCTCGACGGCTTCGACGAAGTGGACACCGGCCGCCACCGGGACACCGCCGAGGAGCGTGCCGACAAGATCGCCCGGCTCAAGGCCGAGGTGAACGCCGGCCGCTACGAACCCGACGTCATGGACATCGCCAGGCTGCTGACCTCGGCCATGGACCCGACGCTCTAG
- the htpG gene encoding molecular chaperone HtpG: MGKKTTHKFKAEVSQLLDILVHSLYTNKEIFLRELISNASDALEKARFKTQAAGETDELAPEIRITVDADAKTLTVADTGVGMTRDELMRNIGTIAHSGTAELAKLAEEGKESMDSLIGRFGVGFYSVYMVADEVTVTTKSMDDDAKAIAWTSDGRTDYKLQELDEDRPHGTEITVSLKEDLASQFTNEAHLKQVVKTHSNFINFPIFVGDERVNTIQALWREPKFQIKAEQYAEFYKFLTFDPDDPFDTLHTSVDAPVQFNALMFIPKHGNDPFGLGRENRGLDLYVRRVLIEKQNKDLLPEYLGFVKGVVDTEDLPLNISRETLQDNLLMRKISSTLVKQVLDHLGKMAKDDADRYNEFWRAHGELFKAGYMDFLNKDKFAGLVRFNSSAMDDDKGLTSFADYIARAKEDQKEIYYAYGPSREALALSPHLEVFRRKHVEVLYLFEPIDEFVMDALREYDGCTLVSAEHADMAKLDKFESMEKEDRPEPLNEAQKGELDTLLKRMKDALGDAVTEVKASTRLSESPVCLANPDGNVTSSMDKIMRVMSKDTSIPKKILEINPDHALIRNMLTILEKDENDPFIDQAANQLYESALLLEGYLTDPHALVGRVQDLLTKSSGWYVASEK; this comes from the coding sequence ATGGGTAAGAAAACCACCCACAAATTCAAGGCTGAGGTCAGCCAACTCCTCGATATCCTTGTGCACTCGCTGTACACCAACAAGGAGATATTTCTCCGCGAGCTGATCTCCAACGCGTCCGACGCCCTGGAGAAGGCCCGGTTCAAGACCCAGGCCGCGGGCGAGACCGACGAGTTGGCCCCGGAGATCCGCATCACCGTTGATGCCGACGCCAAGACCCTGACCGTGGCCGACACCGGCGTGGGCATGACCCGCGACGAGCTGATGCGCAACATCGGCACCATCGCCCACTCCGGCACGGCCGAGCTGGCCAAGCTGGCCGAAGAGGGCAAGGAGTCGATGGATTCGCTCATCGGGCGGTTCGGCGTGGGCTTCTATTCCGTGTACATGGTCGCCGACGAGGTCACCGTGACCACCAAGTCCATGGACGACGACGCCAAGGCCATCGCCTGGACCTCGGACGGCCGGACCGACTACAAGCTCCAGGAGTTGGACGAGGACCGGCCCCACGGCACCGAGATCACCGTCAGCCTCAAGGAGGACCTGGCCTCCCAGTTCACCAATGAGGCGCACCTCAAGCAGGTGGTCAAGACCCACTCCAATTTCATCAACTTTCCTATTTTTGTGGGCGACGAGCGGGTCAACACCATCCAGGCCCTGTGGCGTGAGCCCAAGTTCCAGATCAAGGCCGAACAGTACGCCGAGTTCTACAAGTTCCTGACGTTTGACCCGGACGACCCCTTCGACACCCTGCACACCTCGGTGGACGCGCCCGTACAGTTCAACGCGCTCATGTTCATCCCCAAGCACGGCAACGATCCGTTCGGCCTGGGCCGCGAGAACCGTGGACTGGACCTGTACGTGCGCCGCGTGCTCATCGAGAAGCAGAACAAGGACCTGCTCCCCGAGTACCTGGGCTTCGTCAAGGGTGTCGTGGACACCGAGGACCTGCCCCTGAACATCTCGCGCGAGACCCTGCAGGACAACCTGCTCATGCGCAAGATCAGCTCCACCCTGGTCAAACAGGTGCTCGACCACCTGGGCAAGATGGCCAAGGACGACGCGGACCGCTACAACGAGTTCTGGCGCGCCCACGGCGAGCTCTTCAAGGCGGGCTACATGGACTTCCTGAACAAGGACAAGTTCGCCGGGCTGGTCCGCTTCAATTCCTCGGCCATGGACGACGACAAGGGGCTGACCTCCTTTGCCGACTACATCGCCCGCGCCAAGGAGGACCAGAAGGAGATTTACTACGCCTACGGTCCGAGCCGCGAGGCGCTGGCCCTGTCCCCGCACCTGGAAGTCTTCCGGCGCAAGCACGTCGAGGTCCTGTACCTGTTCGAGCCCATCGACGAGTTCGTCATGGACGCGCTGCGCGAGTATGACGGCTGCACCCTGGTCTCGGCCGAGCACGCGGACATGGCCAAGCTCGACAAGTTCGAGTCCATGGAAAAGGAGGACAGGCCCGAGCCGCTGAACGAGGCGCAGAAGGGCGAGCTGGACACGCTGCTCAAGCGCATGAAGGACGCGCTCGGCGACGCCGTGACCGAGGTCAAGGCGTCCACCCGGCTGTCCGAGTCCCCGGTCTGCCTGGCCAACCCGGACGGCAACGTGACCTCGTCCATGGACAAGATCATGCGCGTCATGAGCAAGGACACCTCCATTCCCAAGAAGATCCTGGAGATCAACCCGGACCACGCGCTCATCCGCAACATGCTGACCATCCTGGAAAAGGACGAGAACGACCCGTTCATCGACCAGGCCGCCAACCAGCTCTACGAGTCGGCCCTGCTGCTCGAAGGCTACCTGACCGACCCCCACGCCCTGGTGGGCCGGGTCCAGGACCTGCTGACCAAGTCCAGCGGCTGGTACGTGGCCTCCGAAAAGTAG
- the dgt gene encoding dGTP triphosphohydrolase, with protein MGSAPRMDWNKLLDATRYGRESESSDIRSPFQRDIDRILFSDHFRRLARKTQVHPLNENDHIHSRLTHSLEVASVGKSLGELVGVFLEEQGELPDKLEPRDVGEAVQAACLAHDIGNPPFGHSGEEAIKDWFKNRQQDFRHLPKDCLADFTKFDGNAMAVRVLLSTGFHQTGMSPTYAVLGALLKYPWPSLAAEKDKFSYFQTEAKAMEKVADALGLIAMDNRWSRPPLAYLTEAADDICYRIIDIEDATELGILDGWFMFECFAEYLDLKTAPGEAYDWVWGAHFRQRNSLLRAKLITAATQEAAELFKEHYDAIMTGEFDKKYSLMEKSKTGICRRIHDVYKDISGTIFLSRRKAILELGAQNALGRLLDQTMIDVHEFCDKEQSAINKKVKAILGDEIIDAIPKGEKLCQYRVMMAIVDYISGMTDNYATDLCRKFLGLGY; from the coding sequence ATGGGCTCCGCACCCCGTATGGATTGGAACAAGCTGCTCGACGCCACGCGCTACGGCCGAGAAAGCGAATCGAGCGACATCCGCAGCCCCTTCCAGCGCGACATCGACCGTATCCTGTTCAGCGACCACTTCCGGCGGCTGGCCCGCAAGACCCAGGTCCACCCGCTCAATGAAAACGACCACATCCATTCCCGGCTGACCCACAGCCTGGAGGTGGCCTCGGTGGGCAAGAGCTTGGGGGAGTTGGTGGGCGTGTTCTTGGAAGAGCAGGGAGAATTACCCGACAAACTGGAACCCCGCGACGTGGGCGAGGCCGTACAGGCCGCATGCCTGGCGCATGACATCGGCAATCCTCCCTTCGGGCATAGTGGAGAGGAGGCTATCAAGGATTGGTTCAAAAACAGGCAGCAGGATTTTAGGCATCTTCCTAAAGACTGCCTTGCGGACTTCACAAAGTTCGACGGAAACGCCATGGCCGTGCGCGTACTCCTGTCCACAGGTTTCCATCAGACGGGCATGAGCCCGACATACGCGGTTTTGGGCGCCCTGCTCAAGTATCCCTGGCCATCCCTGGCCGCCGAAAAGGACAAATTCAGCTATTTCCAGACCGAAGCCAAGGCCATGGAAAAGGTGGCGGATGCGCTCGGGCTCATCGCCATGGACAACCGGTGGTCCCGGCCGCCCCTGGCTTACCTGACCGAAGCGGCGGACGATATCTGCTACCGGATCATCGACATAGAGGACGCCACCGAGCTGGGCATACTGGACGGCTGGTTCATGTTCGAGTGCTTTGCGGAATACCTGGACCTCAAGACCGCGCCGGGAGAGGCTTACGACTGGGTATGGGGCGCGCACTTTCGGCAGCGCAACAGTCTCCTCCGCGCCAAGCTTATCACCGCCGCGACCCAAGAGGCCGCCGAGCTCTTCAAGGAGCATTACGACGCCATCATGACTGGAGAATTCGACAAAAAATACAGTCTGATGGAAAAATCAAAAACCGGCATATGCCGTCGTATCCACGACGTCTACAAAGACATTTCGGGTACAATATTCCTGTCGCGCAGAAAAGCCATCCTGGAGCTGGGAGCCCAGAACGCCCTGGGCAGGCTCCTGGACCAAACCATGATCGACGTGCATGAATTTTGCGACAAGGAACAGTCGGCCATCAACAAAAAGGTAAAGGCCATCCTGGGCGACGAAATCATCGATGCCATCCCCAAGGGCGAAAAACTCTGCCAATACCGCGTCATGATGGCCATCGTGGACTACATCTCCGGCATGACCGACAACTACGCCACCGACCTGTGCCGCAAGTTCCTGGGGCTGGGGTACTGA
- a CDS encoding Lrp/AsnC family transcriptional regulator, translating into MKNTLDSQDKRLVAELTRDGQLSPGKIGAATGVTAPTVRSRLKNLMQAGALKVAGLVNPTRIKGLTVALVGISLMSHEQLGEKLDQIGALPRVNWAAAVTGRYDIIVEIVCQEGMDDLYQFLDQDLSQVGGINASESFVVMKSRRKWLLLPDAVIETFTK; encoded by the coding sequence ATGAAAAATACATTGGATTCACAAGACAAGCGGCTGGTGGCCGAACTGACCCGCGACGGCCAGCTCTCGCCCGGCAAGATCGGGGCGGCCACGGGCGTGACCGCACCCACGGTCCGCTCGCGGCTCAAGAACCTGATGCAGGCGGGCGCGCTCAAAGTGGCCGGGCTGGTCAATCCCACGCGCATCAAGGGACTGACCGTGGCCCTGGTGGGCATCAGCCTGATGAGCCACGAGCAGCTCGGCGAAAAACTGGACCAGATCGGGGCCCTGCCCCGGGTCAACTGGGCGGCCGCAGTCACCGGGCGCTACGACATCATCGTGGAGATCGTCTGCCAGGAAGGCATGGACGACCTCTACCAGTTCCTGGACCAGGATCTTTCCCAGGTGGGCGGCATCAACGCCTCCGAATCGTTCGTTGTCATGAAATCCCGGCGCAAGTGGCTGCTGTTGCCCGACGCCGTGATCGAAACCTTCACCAAATAA
- a CDS encoding DUF1007 family protein, with protein MRTSPTTWLPAALLLAALCLSGPDRAEAHPHVYVDVSLTFHLDDSGLSSVHQRWLFDEIFTRAILSDLGQDAASLITPEGQAAIRDGAFSYLANYHYFTLIETGGKRLPVSVEHFRAGLEGNRFVYDFDVPLSLPVARLADFRMAVFDKEYYTDMIYAENGIRFDVQGGVSVSHSMRAANDQTYWQYIVPDAVHLTVTAAPGAAPSVAPDLAGTADGPGPLARLMSLVRSTQKELTKRLNGFGTRLKDDPWGAPLWMFLALSFVYGVVHAVGPGHGKAVVCSWFLSRPGSLLRGALMGNAITFVHMGSAALAVGAAYLLFSSGMGGFAAASRAIQPAGYGLLACMGLFLLAKSLLDLRRGGPLGARACAHAEPEGGDVRSILAVSFVTGLIPCPGAAVILAFAIGLNIFWTGVAALVAMALGMGLTTTLFAWFAVSARKAALTLSGRNRRLFNTVHAGLSICGAAAIGLFGTALFIGSLTD; from the coding sequence ATGCGCACGTCCCCGACCACATGGCTTCCGGCAGCCCTGCTCCTCGCGGCCCTGTGCCTGTCGGGTCCGGACCGGGCCGAGGCCCATCCGCACGTCTACGTGGACGTGTCCCTGACCTTCCACCTGGACGACTCGGGCCTGTCGAGCGTGCACCAGAGGTGGCTCTTCGACGAGATCTTCACCCGGGCGATCCTGAGCGACCTCGGGCAGGACGCGGCCTCCCTGATCACGCCCGAAGGGCAGGCGGCCATACGCGACGGGGCGTTTTCGTACCTGGCAAACTACCACTACTTCACCCTGATCGAGACCGGCGGCAAGCGGCTGCCGGTGAGCGTCGAGCACTTCCGGGCCGGCCTGGAGGGGAACCGCTTCGTCTACGACTTCGACGTGCCGCTTTCCCTGCCCGTGGCCCGGCTGGCCGACTTCCGCATGGCCGTGTTCGACAAGGAATACTACACGGACATGATCTACGCCGAGAACGGCATCCGCTTCGACGTCCAAGGCGGGGTCTCGGTCAGCCACTCCATGCGGGCCGCCAACGACCAGACCTACTGGCAGTACATCGTGCCCGACGCCGTGCACCTGACCGTCACCGCCGCACCCGGCGCGGCCCCGTCCGTGGCGCCCGACCTTGCGGGCACGGCCGACGGCCCCGGACCGCTCGCCCGGCTCATGAGCCTGGTGCGGTCCACCCAGAAGGAGCTGACCAAACGGCTCAACGGGTTCGGCACGCGGCTGAAGGACGACCCGTGGGGCGCTCCCCTGTGGATGTTCTTGGCCCTGTCCTTTGTCTACGGGGTGGTCCACGCCGTGGGCCCCGGACACGGCAAGGCCGTGGTCTGCTCCTGGTTCCTGAGCCGCCCCGGCTCGCTTTTGCGCGGCGCGCTCATGGGCAACGCCATCACCTTCGTGCACATGGGCTCCGCCGCCTTGGCCGTGGGCGCGGCCTACCTGCTCTTCTCCTCGGGCATGGGCGGATTCGCCGCCGCCAGCCGGGCCATCCAGCCCGCCGGGTACGGGCTGCTCGCCTGCATGGGCCTGTTCCTGCTGGCCAAGAGCCTGCTCGACCTGCGCAGGGGCGGCCCGCTCGGTGCCCGCGCCTGCGCCCACGCCGAGCCCGAGGGCGGCGATGTCCGGTCCATCCTGGCCGTGTCCTTCGTCACCGGGCTCATCCCCTGCCCCGGCGCGGCGGTCATCCTGGCCTTCGCCATCGGCCTGAACATCTTCTGGACCGGGGTGGCGGCCCTGGTGGCCATGGCCCTGGGCATGGGGCTGACCACCACCCTGTTCGCCTGGTTCGCGGTCTCGGCCAGAAAGGCCGCCCTGACCCTGTCGGGCCGCAACCGCCGCCTGTTCAACACGGTCCACGCCGGGCTGTCCATCTGCGGCGCGGCCGCCATCGGCCTGTTCGGCACCGCCCTGTTCATCGGCTCCCTGACCGACTGA
- a CDS encoding lytic transglycosylase domain-containing protein: protein MPRRHTALPLAAGLILFCLALLAPLRAQAGDIEMLAPMRTAAFPSLESAIRIKGPLYFCGEFVPLHLPEVRERLEKELLLMLWDRAQVILWLKRTGRYFPHIQTVLRGRGMPDDLKYVAVIESALKPRAGSSRGARGIWQFIASTACNYDLTVDRFVDERRNFYFATGAAAAYLKDLHDRFGSWTLACAAYNMGEQGLDRQIEMQEVKDYYHLHLPAETQRYVLRAIAAKLILTDPARYGFDLHPEDYYKPRKFDRVKLRAKYPTPLTLVAKAAGTYYKDIRDLNPQLLGEIIPPGQHVLFLPEGAAGEFAERYHPLMAKYRETLKPDTYVVKRGDSLTEIAREHDMSLYRLCKLNKLSRRSTIHPGQKLLVQ from the coding sequence ATGCCCAGGCGGCACACCGCTCTCCCGCTTGCGGCGGGACTGATCCTCTTCTGCCTCGCGCTGCTCGCCCCCCTGCGCGCGCAGGCCGGGGACATCGAGATGCTCGCGCCCATGCGGACCGCCGCCTTCCCGTCGCTCGAATCCGCCATCCGCATCAAGGGGCCGCTGTATTTCTGCGGCGAGTTCGTGCCCCTGCACCTGCCCGAGGTGCGCGAGCGGCTGGAAAAGGAACTCCTGCTCATGCTCTGGGACCGCGCCCAGGTCATCCTCTGGCTCAAACGCACGGGCCGCTATTTCCCACACATCCAGACCGTGCTGCGCGGCCGCGGCATGCCCGACGACCTCAAGTACGTCGCGGTCATCGAGTCCGCGCTCAAGCCCAGGGCCGGGTCGAGCCGGGGTGCGCGCGGCATCTGGCAGTTCATCGCCTCCACGGCTTGCAACTACGACCTGACCGTGGACCGCTTCGTGGACGAGCGGCGCAACTTCTATTTCGCCACGGGCGCGGCCGCGGCCTACCTCAAGGACCTGCACGACCGGTTCGGCTCCTGGACCCTGGCCTGCGCGGCCTACAACATGGGCGAGCAGGGGCTGGACAGGCAGATCGAGATGCAGGAGGTCAAGGACTACTACCACCTGCACCTGCCCGCGGAGACCCAGCGTTACGTGCTCCGGGCCATCGCGGCCAAGCTCATCCTGACCGACCCGGCGCGCTACGGCTTCGACCTGCACCCCGAGGACTACTACAAGCCGCGCAAGTTCGACCGGGTCAAGCTGCGGGCCAAGTACCCCACGCCCCTGACCCTGGTGGCCAAGGCCGCTGGCACCTACTACAAGGACATCCGCGACCTCAACCCGCAGTTGCTGGGCGAGATCATCCCGCCCGGCCAGCACGTCCTCTTCCTGCCCGAGGGCGCGGCCGGGGAGTTCGCCGAACGCTACCACCCGCTCATGGCCAAGTACCGCGAGACCCTCAAGCCCGACACCTACGTGGTCAAGCGGGGGGATTCCCTGACCGAGATCGCCCGGGAACACGACATGAGCTTGTACCGGCTGTGCAAGCTGAACAAGCTATCCAGGCGGTCCACCATCCACCCCGGACAGAAGCTGCTGGTCCAGTAG
- a CDS encoding acyltransferase family protein, with protein sequence MTGRDTRIDNAKGLLIILVVMGHLVWPVPSGDRAADALYFYVYSFHMPMFALISGWLSRVETGRAALVRNGRQLLAPYVVFVALHTLILRLMGQEPYPVLQGLYGLWYLLSLFCWRMILPYARRVPFALPASIVLALAAGFVPFIGLDLSLSRTLVLLPFFLAGHRLRERGIPPTAAFGRLTGWALTAAGLFLAAWLSGYNFQPMLYGNGPYAALGPGLVVGLVARAIQLAVAFGLGLGALAMVPPGENPLTRIGRHSLHVYLLHSLLLVPYRLWPAAYGVLGSTAWLLIPVAAALAWVLASPSVVRITRRLVAPLG encoded by the coding sequence ATGACCGGCCGCGACACCCGCATCGACAACGCCAAGGGGCTGCTCATCATCCTGGTGGTCATGGGCCACCTGGTCTGGCCCGTGCCCAGCGGGGACCGGGCGGCGGACGCGCTTTATTTCTATGTCTATTCCTTTCATATGCCCATGTTCGCCCTGATCTCGGGCTGGCTGTCGCGGGTGGAGACGGGGCGGGCGGCGCTGGTCCGGAACGGTCGGCAGCTCCTGGCCCCGTATGTGGTTTTCGTGGCGCTGCACACGCTCATCCTGCGGCTCATGGGGCAGGAGCCCTACCCGGTCCTCCAGGGGTTGTATGGGCTGTGGTACCTGCTCAGCCTGTTCTGCTGGCGCATGATCCTGCCGTATGCGCGGCGCGTGCCGTTCGCCCTGCCCGCATCCATCGTGCTGGCCCTGGCCGCAGGGTTTGTGCCGTTCATCGGCCTGGACCTGAGCCTGTCCCGGACTTTGGTGCTGCTGCCGTTCTTCCTGGCCGGGCACCGGCTCAGGGAGCGGGGCATCCCGCCCACGGCCGCGTTCGGCCGCCTGACCGGATGGGCGCTGACGGCGGCCGGGCTGTTTCTGGCCGCGTGGCTTTCCGGGTACAATTTCCAGCCCATGCTCTACGGCAACGGGCCATACGCGGCCCTCGGGCCCGGTCTGGTCGTGGGGCTGGTCGCCCGCGCGATCCAACTGGCCGTGGCCTTCGGCCTGGGGTTGGGTGCCCTCGCCATGGTCCCCCCGGGCGAAAATCCGCTGACCCGCATCGGCCGCCACTCCCTGCACGTCTACCTGCTCCACTCCCTGCTGCTCGTGCCCTACCGGCTGTGGCCTGCCGCGTACGGCGTGCTCGGCTCCACGGCTTGGCTGCTGATCCCCGTGGCCGCGGCCCTGGCCTGGGTACTGGCCAGCCCCTCGGTGGTCCGGATCACGCGGCGGCTGGTCGCGCCCCTGGGCTGA
- a CDS encoding MerR family transcriptional regulator, whose translation MTGKKVLSVAEIARELDLPESTVHYWKNRFAQHLPSVGRGRQKRFKPEAVEIFATISRLLKEGHTARDVMDRLSQDYPLQADAVPATSGGASVQAVGSMDQVMTMAAAIGMEIAKSVGEGIRSVLAAESGGVPDVADIREGLEETALRISAAMQETEALRAENRELKEKLAVMEAEMVRLRKDRREMEKYLLDKIKSVST comes from the coding sequence ATGACTGGCAAGAAAGTCCTATCCGTGGCCGAGATCGCCCGCGAGCTCGACCTGCCCGAATCCACGGTGCACTACTGGAAGAACCGGTTCGCCCAGCATCTGCCGAGCGTGGGGCGCGGGCGCCAGAAGCGCTTCAAGCCCGAGGCGGTGGAGATTTTCGCGACCATCTCCCGGCTGCTCAAGGAAGGCCACACGGCCCGCGACGTCATGGACCGGCTGTCCCAGGACTATCCGCTCCAGGCCGACGCGGTGCCCGCCACCTCGGGCGGGGCTTCCGTCCAGGCCGTCGGGTCCATGGACCAGGTCATGACCATGGCCGCGGCCATCGGCATGGAGATCGCCAAGTCCGTGGGCGAGGGCATCCGCTCGGTGCTCGCGGCCGAGAGCGGGGGCGTGCCCGACGTGGCCGACATCCGCGAGGGGCTGGAGGAGACCGCGCTGCGTATCTCCGCGGCCATGCAGGAGACCGAGGCGCTCAGGGCCGAGAACCGCGAGCTCAAGGAAAAGCTCGCGGTCATGGAGGCCGAGATGGTCCGGTTGCGCAAGGATCGGCGCGAAATGGAAAAATACCTGCTTGACAAGATCAAATCCGTGTCTACTTAA